A section of the Phacochoerus africanus isolate WHEZ1 chromosome 4, ROS_Pafr_v1, whole genome shotgun sequence genome encodes:
- the LOC125123974 gene encoding olfactory receptor 10W1, producing MTWENRSVSMEFVFLAYPSHPELRVLSFVGISLVYTFVITGNGLIAGAVGTEARLRTPMYCFLGSLSGVEICYTAVVVPHILINLLRSEKTITLPGCATQMVFFIGLGSADCFLLAAMGYDRYVAICHPLQYPLIMTLTLSVRLVSASVVIGLFLALQLMAFIFSLPFCPTRSIEHFFCDVPPVMRLVCADSHIHEQSVLVAATLAIAMPFFLIATSYTFIVAAVLKIHSAAGRHRAFSTCSSHLTVVLLQYGCCAFMYLRPSSSYYPKQDQFVSLVYTLGTPLLNPLVYTLRNSEMKGAIGRVLTRNYLSQKS from the coding sequence ATGACCTGGGAAAATCGCTCGGTGTCGATGGAATTTGTGTTCCTAGCCTATCCCTCCCACCCAGAACTGCGAGTCTTGTCCTTCGTTGGGATCAGCCTGGTTTATACATTTGTCATCACCGGGAATGGCCTCATTGCAGGGGCCGTTGGGACAGAAGCCCGCCTACGCACACCCATGTACTGTTTCCTGGGCAGCCTCTCGGGAGTAGAAATATGCTACACTGCTGTGGTGGTGCCTCACATCCTGATCAACCTCCTGAGGTCGGAGAAGACCATCACCCTCCCAGGCTGTGCCACTCAGATGGTTTTCTTCATCGGCCTTGGCAGTGCTGATTGCTTTCTCTTGGCTGCCATGGGCTATGATCGGTATGTTGCTATTTGCCACCCCTTGCAGTACCCTCTCATCATGACTTTAACACTCTCTGTCCGCTTGGTTTCGGCCTCTGTGGTCATCGGATTGTTCCTGGCCTTGCAACTgatggcttttattttctctctgccatTTTGTCCGACGCGAAGTATCGAGCACTTCTTTTGTGACGTGCCACCAGTGATGCGTCTTGTTTGTGCCGACAGCCACATCCATGAGCAGTCGGTGCTGGTGGCAGCCACACTAGCCATAGCTATGCCTTTCTTCCTTATCGCCACCTCCTACACCTTCATCGTGGCTGCTGTGCTCAAGATCCACTCAGCAGCTGGCCGCCACCGGGCCTTCTCCACATGCTCCTCCCACCTCACTGTGGTCCTGCTGCAGTATGGCTGTTGCGCCTTCATGTACCTACGCCCCAGCTCCAGCTACTACCCCAAGCAAGATCAGTTTGTCTCACTGGTGTACACATTGGGAACCCCACTTCTCAACCCACTTGTCTACACCCTGAGGAACAGTGAGATGAAGGGGGCCATTGGGAGAGTTCTCACCAGGAATTACCTCTCCCAGAAGAGCTAG